The following DNA comes from Sinorhizobium mexicanum.
TGCGAGCATGCACACCTCACGCGGCTCTTCATTCGCATCTGGCTTTACACGATTTTCCATGCCGGCCTCGAGACGCTGTTCTTCGAGGGCGGAAACCTCATCTGGTTCACATTCATGTTCGCGCTCTATGGTCTGCATCTCCAGTCCTCCGCGGTGTTGAAGGTCGATCGGCAACCGGTGAAAAGGAGCACGATGGCGCATGCCTGAGATCGCACGGAAGATCGACGGGCTGGTCGACCGATTGGCAAACCGGCTGATCTGGCGCTTTGGCCGGCAACGGCGCAGGCTGGGAACGGCAGTGCCGCTCGTCTCCTTCACCTTCGACGACGTTCCCGACAGTGCGCTCGAGCACGGGGCAGCCATTCTGGAGCGGCACGGCGTCCGTGGTACCTTCTACATCGCCGGCGGGCTTGCTTCTCAGGTGGAGCCGGATCGAACGCTGATTTCCCCGGCCGGCTGTGGCGAGCTATTGGCTCGCGGGCACGAAATCGGCTGCCACACTTTCGCGCACAGCCGGATGCGGGACATGTCCGGTGCCGCCCTTGGCCGGGATCTCGACCGCAATGCGGCCTATCTCGAAGGCGTCGGCGCGGTCACCGCCCCGGCAAATTTCGCTTTTCCGTACAATGCAGCCTGGCCACTCGCGCGTTCGGAGCTTCGCAGGCGCTATCGTACCTGCCGTGCGGGCGGCGAGGCCATCAATCGCGGACTGGTGGACCCGTTGATGCTCAAGGCCGTGGAGATCCGCCAGCCCGAGCAGCATTCGCGCGCGCTGACGCACTGGATAGACGACGTCGTCGAGCGTCCCGGCTGGCTCGTCTTCTTCACCCACGACATTGCGCCGTCGCCGACGCCCTATGGCTGCACCCCCGAAACCTTCGACCATCTGGTCTGCTATGCGGTCGGCAAGGGATGTGAGGTGCTTCCGGTCGATCGTGTGCTCGAC
Coding sequences within:
- a CDS encoding polysaccharide deacetylase family protein, with amino-acid sequence MPEIARKIDGLVDRLANRLIWRFGRQRRRLGTAVPLVSFTFDDVPDSALEHGAAILERHGVRGTFYIAGGLASQVEPDRTLISPAGCGELLARGHEIGCHTFAHSRMRDMSGAALGRDLDRNAAYLEGVGAVTAPANFAFPYNAAWPLARSELRRRYRTCRAGGEAINRGLVDPLMLKAVEIRQPEQHSRALTHWIDDVVERPGWLVFFTHDIAPSPTPYGCTPETFDHLVCYAVGKGCEVLPVDRVLDRINW